A genomic region of Cannabis sativa cultivar Pink pepper isolate KNU-18-1 chromosome 1, ASM2916894v1, whole genome shotgun sequence contains the following coding sequences:
- the LOC133031214 gene encoding uncharacterized protein LOC133031214: MGKDKASGPDGLPPSFYSHHWNTVSEDVFEIITHFFTHLELPGFINDTSLVLIPKNEAPLSTKDYRPIALCNVSYKIISKIIASRLRGILPRIISPNQATFIRGRSIAENSMIAREIVHSMKKRKNNRGFMMIKLDLEKAYDKMDWDFILLILSNMGFTNPFLGWIRACISVQEIKLLLNGSIAGKIKPRGLRQGDPLSPSLFILAAETLSRLLLDKEKRGQIKGIKVGRHGPTIDHLMFADDIMLFGQASTKEAKAFKECLATYCEWSGQSINLHKSSVFFSCGVPRGRIQTIKEILRMKQMTEKVTYLRLPLFNTSRRTSNYNNLVDRVLLRIKDVIPTTTANKIDKALRDFWWGDTEEKRVLHCVAWETLCKPKTHGSLGFRTTEATNQAFLMKWAWKVLTDDSSLWKHVLGAKYLKNHNFLDLDPQASDSVLWKAILKARNQLHKGMCRKIGNSESTSIWFHPWIPLGNLQPQPRLDATQGVSLVCNFIHNFTWREDLVHQWFQPEDARRILNITKPNHPVEDSWLWTPESNGKFTIRSAYRTIKNLDQGITSNEKWWILWGTKMHSRLKMLWWRILSNCLLTRGKLQLFAGLNDPNCPLCSLVVEDSLHIFWKCHLARSLWFDCCWSIRTCSFNFSNWEEWINWFKITDNRPKDTSLHAFLKGAAIIFEKIWSERNKVVHQQQCTPTKIILQLIDNRLQKAFQTLQCGPAPMMQWLPPPEGWFICNTDVAIDQA; encoded by the exons ATGGGGAAAGATAAGGCATCGGGACCGGATGGACTCCCCCCAAGCTTTTACTCGCATCATTGGAATACCGTTAGTGAGGACGTTTTTGAAATAATTACCCACTTTTTCACTCATTTGGAGCTGCCAGGCTTCATCAATGATACCTCCCTTGTATTAATCCCAAAGAATGAAGCTCCTTTATCAACCAAAGACTACCGTCCGATTGCACTCTGCAATGTCTCCTACAAAATCATCTCGAAAATCATTGCTTCGAGACTACGTGGGATACTCCCAAGAATTATTTCCCCGAACCAAGCGACTTTCATCAGAGGCAGAAGCATTGCTGAGAACTCGATGATTGCAAGAGAGATAGTCCATTCTATGAAAAAGAGGAAAAATAATAGAGGCTTTATGATGATCAAGCTTGACTTAGAGAAAGCCTATGACAAAATGGACTGGGACTTCATCCTGCTAATTCTTTCGAATATGGGGTTTACTAATCCCTTCCTGGGATGGATCCGTGCCTGTATTTCTGTGCAAGAAATCAAGCTCCTCCTAAATGGTTCCATAGCGGGTAAGATCAAGCCCCGAGGCCTTCGACAAGGAGATCCTCTCTCCCCGTCTCTGTTTATACTTGCGGCTGAAACGCTTTCCCGCCTTCTTTTGGATAAGGAAAAAAGAGGCCAGATTAAAGGGATCAAGGTGGGTAGACACGGCCCGACTATCGATCACCTTATGTTCGCTGATGACATCATGCTCTTTGGGCAAGCCTCTACGAAGGAAGCTAAAGCCTTCAAGGAATGCTTGGCCACTTACTGTGAGTGGTCAGGACAGTCAATTAACCTCCATAAATCTTCAGTCTTCTTCTCTTGTGGAGTGCCCCGAGGGCGAATCCAAACAATCAAGGAAATCCTAAGAATGAAGCAAATGACTGAAAAGGTGACCTACTTAAGACTGCCGCTCTTCAATACTTCAAGAAGAACGAGTAACTACAACAACTTGGTGGACCGGGTTTTGTTGCGTATCAAGG ATGTTATTCCCACCACCACTGCCAACAAAATTGATAAAGCCCTTAGAGACTTCTGGTGGGGTGATACAGAAGAAAAGCGAGTGCTACATTGTGTTGCTTGGGAGACCCTTTGCAAACCAAAAACCCATGGGAGTCTTGGATTTAGAACTACGGAGGCAACCAACCAAGCTTTTCTCATGAAATGGGCTTGGAAAGTGTTGACGGATGACTCAAGCCTTTGGAAGCATGTCTTAGGTGCTAAATATCTCAAGAATCACAACTTCCTTGACCTTGACCCTCAAGCTTCCGACTCTGTGCTTTGGAAGGCAATTCTCAAAGCCCGGAATCAACTTCACAAAGGTATGTGCCGGAAAATTGGAAACAGTGAATCAACATCCATTTGGTTTCACCCTTGGATTCCCTTAGGCAATCTCCAACCTCAACCGAGGCTTGATGCAACTCAGGGCGTCAGTTTAGTGTGCAACTTTATACACAACTTCACCTGGAGGGAGGACCTTGTCCACCAATGGTTCCAGCCAGAAGACGCCAGAAGAATTTTGAATATCACCAAACCAAACCACCCAGTGGAAGACTCTTGGTTGTGGACTCCTGAAAGTAATGGCAAATTCACTATCCGCTCAGCCTACCGAACCATAAAAAACCTTGATCAAGGAATCACTAGTAATGAAAAATGGTGGATTTTATGGGGAACTAAGATGCACTCGAGACTTAAAATGCTTTGGTGGAGAATACTCTCCAATTGCCTATTAACTCGAGGTAAACTACAACTCTTTGCTGGCCTTAATGATCCCAATTGTCCTCTATGTTCTTTGGTAGTTGAAGACTCGTTGCACATCTTTTGGAAATGTCATCTGGCTCGTTCCTTGTGGTTTGACTGCTGTTGGAGTATTAGGACTTGCTCCTTCAACTTCTCCAATTGGGAGGAATGGATAAACTGGTTCAAAATCACCGATAACAGACCAAAAGATACCAGCCTTCATGCATTCCTTAAGGGGGCTGcaataattttcgaaaagatTTGGAGCGAAAGAAACAAGGTGGTTCACCAACAACAATGCACGCCCACAAAGATAATCCTCCAGCTGATCGATAATCGGCTTCAGAAGGCTTTTCAGACCCTTCAATGTGGCCCAGCTCCGATGATGCAGTGGCTGCCTCCTCCTGAGGGCTGGTTCATATGCAACACCGATGTAGCGATCGACCAAGCTTAA